Proteins from one Plasmodium cynomolgi strain B DNA, chromosome 10, whole genome shotgun sequence genomic window:
- a CDS encoding transmembrane protein (putative) — protein sequence MVKGTNISLYLLLLLLLRYTYVQAAYFYVKEGVDKCFVESVASNVVITSSYDNFGLKGKDASSMRIEALELKCLINIKDQQGRVLYSHETSEISKGKVSYLTKKNGLYYICISCPSSNWFKSTAIKWSLSIEVGGSDVDIENVAKKSELSETLAVLLNLKKKFTSMKLQQIYQKQMATNLYEHNKSVHNKMFYCYILEIVILVVITVYSIVHLKNYFKAQKLM from the exons ATGGTGAAAGGAACAAACATAAGTTTATacctgctgctactgctactgctgagatatacgtacgtacaaGCAGCGTACTTTTACGTTAAGGAAGGAGTCGATAAATGCTTCGTAGAGAGCGTCGCAAGCAATGTCGTCATAACGTCGTCCTATGACAATTTTGGATTAAAAGGCAAGGATGCTT CGTCCATGCGTATCGAAGCGCTag aACTAAAATGCCTTATCAATATAAAGGACCAGCAGGGAAGAGTCCTGTATTCCCATGAGACGTCTGAAATTAGTAAAG GCAAAGTATCCTACCTGACGAAAAAGAATGGGCTGTATTATATTTGCATCTCTTGTCCGTCTTCCAACTGGTTTAAAAGCACGGCCATTAAATGGAGCCTATCCATAGAAGTTGGAGGGTCAGATGTGGATATCGAAAATGTGGCCAAAAAATCCGAGTTGAGTGAGACATTAGCTGTTTTGCTgaatctgaaaaaaaaattcacctcCATGAAGTTGCAGCAGATATATCAGAAGCAAATG GCGACCAACCTATACGAACACAACAAATCGGTGCACAACAAGATGTTCTACTGCTACATACTCGAAATTGTAATACTCGTGGTAATCACCGTTTACTCCATtgtgcatttaaaaaattacttcaaGGCCCAAAAATTGATGTAG
- a CDS encoding hypothetical protein (putative): MSFKNYCPCVYPQERNISGLDYRFDMKKKLVKFRRRVFRRLRVKSLNMDLRKIENRKSLLSNYHYKGKKKWYMNFQPLGNVTIEQYWKYDKVTLKDILGSSINTSNDNYNTGLRKSKRYLKRIAKRILRGNPHESLTQNAFKWATYDYNSDEGSANSYNNNLGSSLLSLSTLAIKNSEKLLKWKLKYSDNLIKFKKLKAQEAEKNSSTIRSTTLAKKKKKSRKSKSNRDHKSDMAK; this comes from the coding sequence atgagtttcAAAAATTACTGCCCATGTGTTTACCCGCAAGAGCGGAATATAAGCGGACTGGACTACCGTTTTGacatgaaaaagaaattagtGAAATTTAGGCGCCGTGTTTTTAGAAGACTACGTGTAAAGAGCTTAAATATGGatttaagaaaaattgaaaatcgAAAAAGCTTATTAAGTAATTATCATtataaagggaaaaaaaaatggtacatgAATTTCCAACCATTAGGAAATGTAACCATAGAGCAGTATTGGAAGTATGATAAAGTTACCCTGAAAGACATCCTAGGGTCGAGTATCAACACATCAAATGATAATTACAACACAGGATtacgaaaaagtaaaaggtATCTTAAGCGCATTGCAAAACGTATACTAAGAGGGAACCCTCATGAATCTTTAACACAAAATGCATTCAAATGGGCAACGTATGATTATAACTCGGATGAAGGCTCAGCAAACTCGTACAATAATAATTTGGGTTCTTCCTTACTAAGCTTAAGTACCCTTGcgataaaaaattcagagAAATTGCTGAAatggaaattaaaatattccgataatttaataaagtttaaaaaattaaaagcacaAGAGGCTGAAAAGAATTCTTCAACAATTCGTTCTACCACTTTggccaaaaagaaaaagaagtccAGAAAATCCAAGTCCAATAGGGACCACAAAAGTGACATGGCTAAAA
- a CDS encoding hypothetical protein (putative), translated as MPRPIYVLLIDCFLGLSLTYTCLFEHVRGHKKTVTFDKDFHKNKVHHHKVNHLPSQVPNHDTALLRANRKSFLTLKKFKIFSNDIRKDNFSNDSKDGEKNEQQNEQNLMSEKNDKWKKYYEDKRKKEILKDLDSSVRKRGKRSVSGSPGGGNDSVGEGVGSRDGGKEEGRDHRTGEEDGQNGEYGEYGEDGQTGEDGEDGEDFDEYEEDDEGDDGDEDDEGYDSYDTYDAEDTHDGHAHRSAQDKRDTHLDYPYDHEEAQGKNLFFANNSKNENAHGKFYDDRKNGAASNPPSISESINNIFSSKRTTKDFPLFFPLNNKPFENSNNKYFDKICSIPPNELINRFFENTSERVKEAVKNIIFNIIGNIQKYTIETSILITYDIYNFLLQIILTGYMIKNADYRLSLNESLYDQNNIIDRKEDDLFNLKKSFYGLFADIHKRSGEETLNASELSEPKNGSPQAQSQDGEDMQKSPNLDEKPLTNSNLQDHISNDDVPDQDGNPYSYEEEGHQLLSSESASYANGKNGESDNFPIINTKNYIIFLRKKIKSLEMQLKN; from the exons atGCCAAGACCTATTTACGTACTTCTCATCGATTGCTTCCTTGGTCTATCACTCACGTACACCTGCCTATTTGAGCATGTGAGGGGTcacaaaaaaacagttaCCTTCGACAAAGATTtccacaaaaataaagtccAC CACCACAAGGTGAACCATTTACCAAGTCAAGTACCCAACCACGACACTGCCCTGTTGAGAGCAAACCGCAAGTCCTTCCTGACACTGAAGaagtttaaaatatttagtaaTGATATTCGAAAGgacaatttttcaaatgatAGTaaagatggagaaaaaaatgagcagcagaatgaacaaaatttaatgagtgaaaaaaacgacaagTGGAAAAAGTATTACGAGGACAagagaaagaaggaaatattGAAAGATTTAGATAGCAGTGTgcggaaaagggggaaacgaTCGGTGAGTGGTAGTcctggggggggaaacgATTCTGTGGGTGAAGGGGTGGGTAGCCGAGATGGCGGCAAGGAGGAAGGAAGGGACCATCGCACAGGGGAAGAAGATGgccaaaatggtgaataTGGAGAATATGGAGAAGATGGCCAAACTGGAGAAGATGGAGAAGATGGAGAAGATTTCGACGAATATGAGGAAGATGACGAAGGTGACGACGGTGATGAAGATGACGAAGGCTACGACTCGTACGATACCTACGACGCCGAAGACACGCACGACGGCCATGCACACCGAAGCGCACAGGACAAGAGGGATACCCACCTGGATTATCCCTACGACCACGAAGAGGCTCAAGGGAAAAATCTCTTTTTCGCGAACAacagcaaaaatgaaaacgcaCATGGGAAATTTTATGACGACAGAAAGAACGGGGCCGCCTCCAACCCCCCCTCAATAAGCGAAAGCATAAATAACATCTTCTCATCGAAAAGAACGACGAAAGatttccccctctttttccccttgaaCAATAAACCCTTCGAAAATAGcaacaataaatattttgacaaaatttgCAGCATTCCCCCAAATGAACTGATTAACcgattttttgaaaacaCATCCGAAAGGGTTAAAGAAgctgtaaaaaatatcatttttaacatcatTGGGAATATTCAAAAGTACACCATAGAAACCTCTATTTTGATTACCTACgacatttacaattttctCCTGCAAATTATCCTTACGGGGTACATGATAAAGAACGCAGATTATCGACTGAGTCTTAATGAGTCCCTGTACGAccaaaataatattatagaTAGAAAGGAGGACGACTTAttcaatttgaaaaaatcctTTTATGGGTTATTTGCTGATATCCACAAGAGAAGTGGAGAAGAAACACTCAACGCAAGTGAGTTAAGTGAGCCGAAAAATGGCAGTCCCCAAGCGCAGAGCCAAGATGGGGAAGACATGCAAAAGAGCCCCAATCTTGATGAGAAACCCCTAACCAATAGTAACTTACAGGATCATATTAGCAATGATGATGTCCCTGATCAGGATGGGAACCCTTATAGTTATGAAGAAGAGGGCCACCAATTACTATCATCAGAGAGCGCATCCTACGCAAACGGCAAAAATGGCGAAAGCGATAACTTCCCAATaattaacacaaaaaattatattatatttttacgaaaaaaaattaagtctTTAGAAAtgcagttaaaaaattaa